A stretch of the Panicum virgatum strain AP13 chromosome 9N, P.virgatum_v5, whole genome shotgun sequence genome encodes the following:
- the LOC120691608 gene encoding flagellar attachment zone protein 1-like isoform X2, protein MEAHHASRGRRTLEEIRQKRAAERMQHAPPTAASHVDPYGNQRAGAEIAENEVEKDALVNRLNDLERNVVPSLRKTLNDISLEKDAAVVAKEDALAQLRSMKKRLKEAEEEQYRAEEDSASLRAQLNTLQQQVMGNSYSGFPMETSSEESHAMEKEIQDLQAQLKQESLLRQQEQQKLAEESQLRQREQEKLAEEQSHIASLEAEKQQLEDRIAVLTKKATEDASEFAARKAFSMQDREKLENQLHDMALMVERLEGSRQKLLMEIDSQSSEIEKLFEENSALSTSYQEAIAITVQWENQVRDCLKQNEELRSHLEKLRLEQASLLKVSNINTQSDNSISNSPELVTENLSLKDQLIKEQSRSEGLSAEIMKLSAELRKAVQAQNNLTRLYKPVLREIESNLMKMKQETYATIQ, encoded by the exons ATGGAAGCCCACCACGCATCGCGGGGCCGCCGTACC CTGGAGGAGATCCGGCAGAAGAGAGCCGCCGAGAGGATGCAGCACGCCCCGCCGACCGCGGCGTCTCACGTCGACCCTTACG GGAACCAAAGAGCCGGAGCTGAG ATTGCTGAGAATGAAGTTGAGAAGGATGCCCTTGTAAACCGTTTGAATGATCTT GAGCGGAATGTAGTGCCCTCTTTGAGAAAAACTTTGAATGACATTTCTTTGGAGAAAGATGCTGCGGTAGTTGCTAAG GAGGATGCTCTAGCTCAACTCAGGAGCATGAAGAAACGGCTGAAGGAAGCAGAAGAGGAGCAGTATAGG GCAGAAGAAGACTCGGCCTCCTTGAGAGCACAGCTAAATACCCTGCAGCAGCAAGTAATGGGCAACTCTTATAGTGGATTTCCAATGGAAACATCGAGTGAGGAATCTCATGCCATGGAAAAGGAGATACAAGATTTACAGGCACAGCTAAAG CAAGAGTCATTGCTaaggcagcaggagcagcaaaaATTAGCTGAAGAGTCCCAGCTGAGGCAACGGGAGCAAGAAAAACTGGCTGAAGAGCAATCCCACATTGCTTCTCTGGAGGCTGAAAAGCAACAGTTGGAAGACCGAATTGCTGTTTTGACAAAGAAAGCTACAG AGGACGCTTCTGAGTTTGCTGCGCGCAAGGCATTTTCAATG CAAGATAGGGAAAAACTTGAAAACCAGTTGCATGATATGGCTTTGATGGTTGAGAGGCTAGAGGGAAGTCGTCAAAAACTGTTAATGGAG ATTGATTCTCAATCATCAGAAATAGAAAAACTGTTTGAGGAGAACTCAGCCTTGTCTACTTCTTATCAAGAAGCTATAGCTATTACAGTGCAATGGGAAAACCAG GTTAGAGATTGTTTGAAGCAAAATGAAGAGCTTCGTTCTCACTTGGAGAAACTAAGGCTTGAGCAAGCTAGCCTGTTGAAAGTAAGCAATATCAATACCCAATCAGACAACAGCATCTCAAACTCACCAGAATTGGTCACTGAGAATCTTTCTCTAAAG GATCAGCTTATTAAAGAACAGAGTAGATCTGAGGGGTTGTCGGCAGAGATAATGAAACTTTCAGCTGAGCTTAGAAAAGCAGTCCAAGCACAGAATAACCTCACAAGACT ATACAAACCTGTATTAAGAGAGATAGAGAGCAATCTAATGAAAATGAAACAAGAAACATATGCAACGATCCAGTAA
- the LOC120691608 gene encoding flagellar attachment zone protein 1-like isoform X1 produces MEAHHASRGRRTLEEIRQKRAAERMQHAPPTAASHVDPYGNQRAGAELLARVQELENGNVELERENKMLLSKIAENEVEKDALVNRLNDLERNVVPSLRKTLNDISLEKDAAVVAKEDALAQLRSMKKRLKEAEEEQYRAEEDSASLRAQLNTLQQQVMGNSYSGFPMETSSEESHAMEKEIQDLQAQLKQESLLRQQEQQKLAEESQLRQREQEKLAEEQSHIASLEAEKQQLEDRIAVLTKKATEDASEFAARKAFSMQDREKLENQLHDMALMVERLEGSRQKLLMEIDSQSSEIEKLFEENSALSTSYQEAIAITVQWENQVRDCLKQNEELRSHLEKLRLEQASLLKVSNINTQSDNSISNSPELVTENLSLKDQLIKEQSRSEGLSAEIMKLSAELRKAVQAQNNLTRLYKPVLREIESNLMKMKQETYATIQ; encoded by the exons ATGGAAGCCCACCACGCATCGCGGGGCCGCCGTACC CTGGAGGAGATCCGGCAGAAGAGAGCCGCCGAGAGGATGCAGCACGCCCCGCCGACCGCGGCGTCTCACGTCGACCCTTACG GGAACCAAAGAGCCGGAGCTGAG CTTCTTGCTCGAGTTCAAGAACTTGAAAATGGAAATGTGGAATTGGAGAGGGAAAACAAAATGCTCTTGTCCAAG ATTGCTGAGAATGAAGTTGAGAAGGATGCCCTTGTAAACCGTTTGAATGATCTT GAGCGGAATGTAGTGCCCTCTTTGAGAAAAACTTTGAATGACATTTCTTTGGAGAAAGATGCTGCGGTAGTTGCTAAG GAGGATGCTCTAGCTCAACTCAGGAGCATGAAGAAACGGCTGAAGGAAGCAGAAGAGGAGCAGTATAGG GCAGAAGAAGACTCGGCCTCCTTGAGAGCACAGCTAAATACCCTGCAGCAGCAAGTAATGGGCAACTCTTATAGTGGATTTCCAATGGAAACATCGAGTGAGGAATCTCATGCCATGGAAAAGGAGATACAAGATTTACAGGCACAGCTAAAG CAAGAGTCATTGCTaaggcagcaggagcagcaaaaATTAGCTGAAGAGTCCCAGCTGAGGCAACGGGAGCAAGAAAAACTGGCTGAAGAGCAATCCCACATTGCTTCTCTGGAGGCTGAAAAGCAACAGTTGGAAGACCGAATTGCTGTTTTGACAAAGAAAGCTACAG AGGACGCTTCTGAGTTTGCTGCGCGCAAGGCATTTTCAATG CAAGATAGGGAAAAACTTGAAAACCAGTTGCATGATATGGCTTTGATGGTTGAGAGGCTAGAGGGAAGTCGTCAAAAACTGTTAATGGAG ATTGATTCTCAATCATCAGAAATAGAAAAACTGTTTGAGGAGAACTCAGCCTTGTCTACTTCTTATCAAGAAGCTATAGCTATTACAGTGCAATGGGAAAACCAG GTTAGAGATTGTTTGAAGCAAAATGAAGAGCTTCGTTCTCACTTGGAGAAACTAAGGCTTGAGCAAGCTAGCCTGTTGAAAGTAAGCAATATCAATACCCAATCAGACAACAGCATCTCAAACTCACCAGAATTGGTCACTGAGAATCTTTCTCTAAAG GATCAGCTTATTAAAGAACAGAGTAGATCTGAGGGGTTGTCGGCAGAGATAATGAAACTTTCAGCTGAGCTTAGAAAAGCAGTCCAAGCACAGAATAACCTCACAAGACT ATACAAACCTGTATTAAGAGAGATAGAGAGCAATCTAATGAAAATGAAACAAGAAACATATGCAACGATCCAGTAA
- the LOC120688596 gene encoding protein DA1-related 2-like isoform X2: MAYSSRSCDRCSNGIERRSSFMKWLCSFLKGSKPGEPNRRRPRITAGEEEDTLWQPPVRPKNDPPRNDNEELDRAIAESLAEDVKPPKERNHKGDSNDEDLARAIQDSLNMNPYTPYNPYAPSQAQPRGHRVCGRCKHEIGHGHYLSCMGIYWHPQCFRCCSCGHPIRETEFTLLGTDPYHKLCYKELHHPKCDVCLQFIPTNRSGLIEYRAHPFWGQKYCPLHEQDRTPRCCSCEKMEPRNTKYMSLGDGRSLCMECLGSAVMDTGECQPLYHSIRDYYEGMNMKLDQQIPMLLVERQALNEAMEGESKGPHHMPETRGLCLSEEQTVSSILRRPRIGGNRLLDMRTQPQKLTRRCEVTAILVLYGLPRLLTGSILAHELMHAWLRLKGYRNLNAEVEEGICQVMSYLWLESEILPASSRHAPSSSYASSSSSSYPPTSSKKGGISHTEKKLGEFFMHQIANDTSTAYGDGFRTAYAAVNKYGLRQTLNHIRLTGGFPV; encoded by the exons ATGGCGTACTCCTCGCGATCTTGTGATCGGTGCAGCAACG GAATAG AGAGGAGATCCAGCTTCATGAAGTGGCTCTGCAGTTTCCTGAAGGGTTCGAAGCCCGGCGAGCCgaaccggcggcggccccggattacggccggagaggaggaggacacGCTCTGGCAACCTCCAGTCAGACCAAAG AATGACCCACCTAGAAATGACAATGAAGAATTGGACCGTGCAATTGCAGAGTCTCTTGCAGAGGATGTCAAACCCCCCAAAG AACGAAACCATAAGGGAGATAGCAACGATGAAGATCTTGCAAGAGCCATACAGGACAGTCTCAACATGAATCCTTACACGCCTTACAACCCTTATGCCCCCTCCCAGGCCCAGCCCAGAGGACACAG GGTATGTGGACGCTGCAAGCATGAGATAGGACATGGCCATTACTTGAGCTGCATGGGAATTTACTGGCACCCTCAGTGCTtccgctgctgctcctgcggCCACCCTATCCGTGAGACTGAG TTCACCTTGCTAGGCACAGATCCATACCACAAGTTGTGCTACAAGGAGCTGCATCACCCAAAATGTGACGTCTGCCTTCAGTTT ATTCCAACGAACAGGAGTGGCTTGATAGAGTACAGAGCCCACCCATTCTGGGGTCAGAAGTACTGCCCGTTACATGAGCAAGACAGGACGCCGCGTTGCTGTAGCTGTGAGAAAATGGAG CCAAGGAACACAAAGTATATGTCACTAGGAGATGGCCGCAGCTTGTGCATGGAATGCCTAGGTTCTGCAGTCATGGACACCGGCGAGTGCCAACCCCTGTACCATTCTATCAGAGACTACTACGAGGGGATGAACATGAAACTGGACCAGCAGATACCCATGCTCTTGGTTGAACGACAAGCGCTTAATGAAGCCATGGAAGGAGAGAGCAAA GGTCCACACCATATGCCTGAAACAAGAGGCCTATGTCTGTCAGAGGAGCAGACTGTGAGCAGT ATACTTAGAAGGCCCAGAATTGGTGGAAACCGGTTACTGGACATGAGAACTCAGCCACAAAAGCTGACAAGGAGATGTGAAGTTACTGCGATACTTGTCTTGTATGGCCTCCCCAG GCTACTAACAGGCTCCATTCTTGCACATGAGCTGATGCACGCGTGGTTGCGCCTCAAAG GTTACCGAAACCTAAATGCGGAGGTCGAAGAAGGCATATGCCAGGTCATGTCTTACTTGTGGCTGGAATCAGAGATTCTTCCAGCTTCCTCAAGGCACGCGCCTTCATCGTCCtacgcctcctcttcctcctcttcttatCCACCCACATCATCCAAGAAAGGTGGAATTTCTCATACCGAAAAGAAGCTCGGAGAGTTCTTCATGCACCAGATTGCCAATGACACATCAACAGCCTATGGTGACGGTTTCAGAACTGCCTATGCTGCTGTCAACAAGTATGGCCTTCGCCAAACACTGAACCATATACGCCTGACTGGAGGCTTCCCTGTATAA
- the LOC120688596 gene encoding protein DA1-related 2-like isoform X3: protein MAYSSRSCDRCSNERRSSFMKWLCSFLKGSKPGEPNRRRPRITAGEEEDTLWQPPVRPKNDPPRNDNEELDRAIAESLAEDVKPPKERNHKGDSNDEDLARAIQDSLNMNPYTPYNPYAPSQAQPRGHRVCGRCKHEIGHGHYLSCMGIYWHPQCFRCCSCGHPIRETEFTLLGTDPYHKLCYKELHHPKCDVCLQFIPTNRSGLIEYRAHPFWGQKYCPLHEQDRTPRCCSCEKMEPRNTKYMSLGDGRSLCMECLGSAVMDTGECQPLYHSIRDYYEGMNMKLDQQIPMLLVERQALNEAMEGESKGPHHMPETRGLCLSEEQTVSSILRRPRIGGNRLLDMRTQPQKLTRRCEVTAILVLYGLPRLLTGSILAHELMHAWLRLKGYRNLNAEVEEGICQVMSYLWLESEILPASSRHAPSSSYASSSSSSYPPTSSKKGGISHTEKKLGEFFMHQIANDTSTAYGDGFRTAYAAVNKYGLRQTLNHIRLTGGFPV, encoded by the exons ATGGCGTACTCCTCGCGATCTTGTGATCGGTGCAGCAACG AGAGGAGATCCAGCTTCATGAAGTGGCTCTGCAGTTTCCTGAAGGGTTCGAAGCCCGGCGAGCCgaaccggcggcggccccggattacggccggagaggaggaggacacGCTCTGGCAACCTCCAGTCAGACCAAAG AATGACCCACCTAGAAATGACAATGAAGAATTGGACCGTGCAATTGCAGAGTCTCTTGCAGAGGATGTCAAACCCCCCAAAG AACGAAACCATAAGGGAGATAGCAACGATGAAGATCTTGCAAGAGCCATACAGGACAGTCTCAACATGAATCCTTACACGCCTTACAACCCTTATGCCCCCTCCCAGGCCCAGCCCAGAGGACACAG GGTATGTGGACGCTGCAAGCATGAGATAGGACATGGCCATTACTTGAGCTGCATGGGAATTTACTGGCACCCTCAGTGCTtccgctgctgctcctgcggCCACCCTATCCGTGAGACTGAG TTCACCTTGCTAGGCACAGATCCATACCACAAGTTGTGCTACAAGGAGCTGCATCACCCAAAATGTGACGTCTGCCTTCAGTTT ATTCCAACGAACAGGAGTGGCTTGATAGAGTACAGAGCCCACCCATTCTGGGGTCAGAAGTACTGCCCGTTACATGAGCAAGACAGGACGCCGCGTTGCTGTAGCTGTGAGAAAATGGAG CCAAGGAACACAAAGTATATGTCACTAGGAGATGGCCGCAGCTTGTGCATGGAATGCCTAGGTTCTGCAGTCATGGACACCGGCGAGTGCCAACCCCTGTACCATTCTATCAGAGACTACTACGAGGGGATGAACATGAAACTGGACCAGCAGATACCCATGCTCTTGGTTGAACGACAAGCGCTTAATGAAGCCATGGAAGGAGAGAGCAAA GGTCCACACCATATGCCTGAAACAAGAGGCCTATGTCTGTCAGAGGAGCAGACTGTGAGCAGT ATACTTAGAAGGCCCAGAATTGGTGGAAACCGGTTACTGGACATGAGAACTCAGCCACAAAAGCTGACAAGGAGATGTGAAGTTACTGCGATACTTGTCTTGTATGGCCTCCCCAG GCTACTAACAGGCTCCATTCTTGCACATGAGCTGATGCACGCGTGGTTGCGCCTCAAAG GTTACCGAAACCTAAATGCGGAGGTCGAAGAAGGCATATGCCAGGTCATGTCTTACTTGTGGCTGGAATCAGAGATTCTTCCAGCTTCCTCAAGGCACGCGCCTTCATCGTCCtacgcctcctcttcctcctcttcttatCCACCCACATCATCCAAGAAAGGTGGAATTTCTCATACCGAAAAGAAGCTCGGAGAGTTCTTCATGCACCAGATTGCCAATGACACATCAACAGCCTATGGTGACGGTTTCAGAACTGCCTATGCTGCTGTCAACAAGTATGGCCTTCGCCAAACACTGAACCATATACGCCTGACTGGAGGCTTCCCTGTATAA
- the LOC120688596 gene encoding protein DA1-related 2-like isoform X1 encodes MGPMLSTQAISCGVLSLCFSFLSNAERRSSFMKWLCSFLKGSKPGEPNRRRPRITAGEEEDTLWQPPVRPKNDPPRNDNEELDRAIAESLAEDVKPPKERNHKGDSNDEDLARAIQDSLNMNPYTPYNPYAPSQAQPRGHRVCGRCKHEIGHGHYLSCMGIYWHPQCFRCCSCGHPIRETEFTLLGTDPYHKLCYKELHHPKCDVCLQFIPTNRSGLIEYRAHPFWGQKYCPLHEQDRTPRCCSCEKMEPRNTKYMSLGDGRSLCMECLGSAVMDTGECQPLYHSIRDYYEGMNMKLDQQIPMLLVERQALNEAMEGESKGPHHMPETRGLCLSEEQTVSSILRRPRIGGNRLLDMRTQPQKLTRRCEVTAILVLYGLPRLLTGSILAHELMHAWLRLKGYRNLNAEVEEGICQVMSYLWLESEILPASSRHAPSSSYASSSSSSYPPTSSKKGGISHTEKKLGEFFMHQIANDTSTAYGDGFRTAYAAVNKYGLRQTLNHIRLTGGFPV; translated from the exons ATGGGGCCCATGTTATCAACCCAGGCAATTTCATGTGGTGTTCTGTCCCTCTGTTTCTCGTTCTTGTCGAATGCAG AGAGGAGATCCAGCTTCATGAAGTGGCTCTGCAGTTTCCTGAAGGGTTCGAAGCCCGGCGAGCCgaaccggcggcggccccggattacggccggagaggaggaggacacGCTCTGGCAACCTCCAGTCAGACCAAAG AATGACCCACCTAGAAATGACAATGAAGAATTGGACCGTGCAATTGCAGAGTCTCTTGCAGAGGATGTCAAACCCCCCAAAG AACGAAACCATAAGGGAGATAGCAACGATGAAGATCTTGCAAGAGCCATACAGGACAGTCTCAACATGAATCCTTACACGCCTTACAACCCTTATGCCCCCTCCCAGGCCCAGCCCAGAGGACACAG GGTATGTGGACGCTGCAAGCATGAGATAGGACATGGCCATTACTTGAGCTGCATGGGAATTTACTGGCACCCTCAGTGCTtccgctgctgctcctgcggCCACCCTATCCGTGAGACTGAG TTCACCTTGCTAGGCACAGATCCATACCACAAGTTGTGCTACAAGGAGCTGCATCACCCAAAATGTGACGTCTGCCTTCAGTTT ATTCCAACGAACAGGAGTGGCTTGATAGAGTACAGAGCCCACCCATTCTGGGGTCAGAAGTACTGCCCGTTACATGAGCAAGACAGGACGCCGCGTTGCTGTAGCTGTGAGAAAATGGAG CCAAGGAACACAAAGTATATGTCACTAGGAGATGGCCGCAGCTTGTGCATGGAATGCCTAGGTTCTGCAGTCATGGACACCGGCGAGTGCCAACCCCTGTACCATTCTATCAGAGACTACTACGAGGGGATGAACATGAAACTGGACCAGCAGATACCCATGCTCTTGGTTGAACGACAAGCGCTTAATGAAGCCATGGAAGGAGAGAGCAAA GGTCCACACCATATGCCTGAAACAAGAGGCCTATGTCTGTCAGAGGAGCAGACTGTGAGCAGT ATACTTAGAAGGCCCAGAATTGGTGGAAACCGGTTACTGGACATGAGAACTCAGCCACAAAAGCTGACAAGGAGATGTGAAGTTACTGCGATACTTGTCTTGTATGGCCTCCCCAG GCTACTAACAGGCTCCATTCTTGCACATGAGCTGATGCACGCGTGGTTGCGCCTCAAAG GTTACCGAAACCTAAATGCGGAGGTCGAAGAAGGCATATGCCAGGTCATGTCTTACTTGTGGCTGGAATCAGAGATTCTTCCAGCTTCCTCAAGGCACGCGCCTTCATCGTCCtacgcctcctcttcctcctcttcttatCCACCCACATCATCCAAGAAAGGTGGAATTTCTCATACCGAAAAGAAGCTCGGAGAGTTCTTCATGCACCAGATTGCCAATGACACATCAACAGCCTATGGTGACGGTTTCAGAACTGCCTATGCTGCTGTCAACAAGTATGGCCTTCGCCAAACACTGAACCATATACGCCTGACTGGAGGCTTCCCTGTATAA
- the LOC120688598 gene encoding mitochondrial substrate carrier family protein B-like, with protein MQTEARVGMAAATMDGGGAAAAAARRYTTQPQLQHHQPQLGTVPHLLAGGVAGAVSKTCTAPLARLTILFQVQGMHSDVATMRNTSIWREASRIVYEEGFRAFWKGNLVTIAHRLPYSSISFYAYERYKNMLQMLPGLEKNGGFGADVGVRLLGGGLSGITAASMTYPLDLVRTRLAAQTNTAYYRGISHALFAICRDEGFKGLYKGLGATLLGVGPSIAVSFSVYETLRSHWQIERPYDSPVLISLACGSLSGIASSTFTFPLDLVRRRMQLEGAGGRARIYNTGLFGTFGHIVRTEGFRGLYRGILPEYCKVVPGVGIIFMTYEMLKAILTGLESDD; from the exons ATGCAGACGGAGGCGAGGGTGGGGATGGCCGCCGCCAcgatggacggcggcggcgccgccgcggccgcagcgCGGAGGTACACGACGCAGCCGCAGCTGCAGCACCATCAGCCGCAGCTCGGGACAGTGCcccacctcctcgccggcggcgtcgccggcgcagTCAGCAAGACCTGCACCGCGCCGCTCGCACGCCTCACCATCCTCTTCCAG GTGCAAGGAATGCACTCAGACGTGGCTACCATGCGGAATACTAGCATCTGGCGTGAAGCGTCCCGCATTGTCTATGAGGAAGGCTTCCGGGCTTTCTGGAAAGGGAATCTCGTTACTATCGCCCACCGGTTACCTTACTCTTCAATTAGTTTCTATGCATATGAGAGATACAAGAAT ATGCTTCAGATGCTGCCAGGTCTTGAGAAGAATGGTGGATTCGGTGCGGATGTTGGTGTTAGATTGCTAGGTGGTGGTTTATCAGGAATTACCGCAGCTTCTATGACATATCCACTGGACTTGGTGCGGACACGTCTTGCTGCTCAG ACAAATACTGCCTACTACAGGGGCATATCTCATGCTCTTTTCGCGATCTGTAGAGATGAGGGTTTCAAGGGTTTGTACAAGGGTCTTGGTGCCACTTTACTG GGAGTGGGCCCCAGCATTGCAGTAAGCTTCTCTGTATATGAAACTTTACGTTCCCATTGGCAAATAGAGAG GCCATATGATTCCCCTGTCCTGATCAGTTTAGCCTGTGGAAGTCTTTCGGGAATTGCATCATCAACTT TTACATTCCCGTTGGACCTTGTGAGACGCCGCATGCAACTGGAAGGTGCAGGTGGGAGGGCTCGCATCTACAACACAGGACTTTTCGGAACGTTTGGACATATTGTCCGCACGGAAGGTTTTAGAGGCCTGTATAGAGGAATCCTGCCTGAGTACTGCAAAGTAGTTCCTGGTGTTGGCATCATATTTATGACATACGAGATGCTGAAGGCCATCCTCACAGGACTGGAATCAGATGATTAG